One stretch of Pseudomonas fragi DNA includes these proteins:
- a CDS encoding TolC family protein, which produces MFIKCSALVSGACYAVLISDLTIAAVSQVQGSASRYTESQGSSLSQHSMDMSLNEAVSLGLRRNYNIRSLKLQRAREKFDLYVTEGMFNPKLKLSGEHRLARGSADRSRTTRIAPAVNLLGEYGTNVELGWNQRFSTTKKTGELNSEGLGLTVIQPLLRGAGKEVTSAPLRLAHLTEQVNKLNVKSSVSETLYQIVSAYRALMKSQNQVVLATNAHKRAVSLLAVNELLIASGRVAKFDAVQIEADIATQELAVEEAKNQQQASRLLLLKLLALDLSTPIRASDSLKVVRLEIDQDTALRLAQANQPQFLSTLLQSEQAALNLLLAQDKSRWDLSLEAGVNQLNEQHGSTGANRAWDSYTGLKLEIPIGDRSSKQGEVHAQTLLEQQKLLEEQALLELKTRITDAIRGLDTLLRQLEISQRVIDLSKRKLAIETEKLNAGRSTNFQIISFEADLRAAEDSNLNAQMSYLDARSQLDLLLGVMLEHWEISLEHF; this is translated from the coding sequence GTGTTTATTAAATGCTCAGCACTGGTCAGTGGCGCATGTTATGCGGTGTTGATTTCAGACCTCACTATTGCGGCTGTCAGCCAGGTTCAAGGCAGTGCCTCCCGCTACACAGAGTCACAGGGGTCGTCGTTGAGCCAGCATTCAATGGATATGTCGTTGAATGAAGCTGTGTCGCTGGGCTTGCGGCGTAACTACAACATCAGAAGCCTCAAACTCCAGCGTGCAAGGGAGAAGTTCGATCTGTATGTCACTGAAGGCATGTTCAACCCCAAATTGAAACTCAGTGGTGAACACCGGCTGGCCAGGGGCAGTGCCGACCGTAGTCGCACGACCCGTATTGCGCCTGCGGTGAATCTGTTGGGCGAGTATGGAACCAACGTTGAACTCGGTTGGAACCAGCGGTTCAGTACCACTAAAAAAACGGGCGAGCTGAACAGCGAGGGGCTGGGGCTGACGGTCATTCAACCTTTACTCAGGGGGGCAGGTAAAGAGGTGACTTCGGCGCCCTTGCGGCTCGCCCATTTGACTGAGCAAGTCAACAAACTGAACGTGAAGTCCAGCGTCTCTGAAACCCTGTACCAAATAGTCTCGGCCTATCGTGCCCTGATGAAGTCCCAGAACCAGGTAGTCCTTGCTACGAATGCACATAAACGAGCCGTTTCGCTGCTGGCGGTCAACGAGTTGCTGATCGCGTCAGGCCGCGTCGCCAAATTTGATGCTGTGCAGATTGAGGCTGACATCGCGACACAGGAATTGGCAGTAGAAGAAGCAAAAAACCAGCAGCAGGCCAGTCGATTGCTGTTGCTCAAGTTGCTGGCCCTTGACCTGTCTACGCCGATCCGTGCCAGTGACAGCCTGAAGGTGGTCAGGCTTGAAATCGATCAGGACACCGCGTTAAGGCTGGCCCAAGCCAATCAACCGCAGTTCCTGTCGACGTTGTTGCAGAGTGAACAGGCCGCTCTGAACCTGTTGCTTGCCCAGGACAAGTCTCGCTGGGACTTGTCCCTGGAGGCCGGTGTCAACCAGTTGAATGAACAACACGGCAGCACGGGTGCCAACCGCGCATGGGACAGCTACACGGGTTTGAAGCTGGAGATCCCCATTGGTGATCGCAGCAGCAAGCAAGGCGAGGTTCATGCTCAAACGCTGCTTGAGCAGCAAAAGTTGCTTGAGGAACAGGCGCTGCTTGAGTTGAAAACCCGAATCACTGACGCGATCCGAGGTTTGGACACTTTGTTGCGCCAGCTCGAAATTTCGCAGCGCGTCATTGATCTGTCTAAACGAAAGCTGGCCATTGAAACAGAAAAGCTGAATGCCGGGCGATCCACCAATTTTCAAATTATCAGCTTTGAAGCGGACTTGCGGGCGGCTGAAGATTCCAACCTGAATGCGCAGATGTCATATCTGGACGCCAGGTCTCAGCTGGACCTGCTGTTGGGGGTGATGTTGGAACACTGGGAGATTTCCCTTGAACACTTTTAA
- a CDS encoding efflux RND transporter periplasmic adaptor subunit, translated as MNTFKGGTCLRTLGARSGRWKYLVGVGLVVVALLLFCLPKAPDDESSWVSVTRQKLEHEIGLVGKIEPMDAVIINAPFEGSVLANELTPGMQVEKGQALLSFDPALLEIKIRDALANKLKAQQNVESYRRWATGPDVRRAKQALRVAELSMQNLELEYSNVEALYQKGIVPRNERDTLEQQRYLQSLELVAAQAELKNVLAVGVGEARTIADMEYMNASVIHEQLSQLLEKKTLYAPFSGVVLSVGTPQATGAEAGVLQQGASFTQGLQVLKLANMEGLKVVAQVSEVDVGKFSLNQPVIISGDGFSGQPLGGFISAISQLAIQDENAGAAARFPITVTLTSTSDNDLQSVRLGMSVHMTIVTYSNDSSFIIPHAAIEKDGDTLFVEHRDGLDAPVVRRAVTTGQSTVQGVEVFGVTSGFVRVR; from the coding sequence TTGAACACTTTTAAGGGCGGCACATGTCTGCGAACACTTGGCGCGCGCTCGGGGCGATGGAAATACCTGGTTGGCGTTGGCCTGGTGGTTGTCGCGCTGTTGTTGTTTTGCCTGCCGAAGGCACCTGACGACGAATCTTCGTGGGTGTCTGTCACCCGCCAGAAGCTGGAGCATGAAATCGGTCTGGTGGGAAAAATAGAACCAATGGACGCCGTCATTATCAATGCGCCTTTTGAAGGTTCTGTTCTGGCCAACGAGTTGACTCCGGGCATGCAAGTCGAGAAAGGACAGGCCTTGTTGTCATTTGATCCTGCGTTGCTTGAAATCAAGATCAGGGATGCACTGGCTAACAAGTTGAAGGCGCAGCAGAACGTTGAGTCTTACCGCCGCTGGGCTACAGGCCCTGATGTGAGGCGAGCGAAGCAGGCGCTCAGGGTTGCCGAGTTGAGCATGCAAAATCTTGAGTTGGAGTATTCGAACGTTGAGGCGTTGTATCAAAAAGGCATCGTCCCCCGTAACGAGCGAGACACCCTGGAGCAGCAACGCTACCTGCAATCACTTGAGCTGGTGGCCGCTCAGGCCGAACTCAAAAATGTGCTGGCTGTCGGTGTTGGAGAGGCCCGCACGATTGCAGATATGGAGTACATGAATGCTTCGGTTATCCACGAGCAACTAAGCCAATTGCTGGAAAAGAAAACGCTCTATGCGCCGTTTTCTGGTGTTGTTCTTTCTGTGGGAACGCCGCAGGCAACGGGAGCAGAAGCCGGGGTGCTGCAACAGGGCGCTTCTTTTACCCAGGGCTTGCAGGTGCTCAAGCTGGCCAATATGGAAGGACTCAAAGTGGTAGCCCAGGTCTCGGAAGTCGATGTGGGCAAGTTCTCCCTGAACCAGCCAGTCATCATCTCCGGTGATGGTTTTTCGGGTCAGCCATTAGGCGGTTTTATAAGCGCCATCAGTCAACTTGCCATTCAGGATGAAAATGCCGGTGCTGCAGCAAGGTTTCCGATCACCGTCACGCTGACCTCAACGTCAGACAATGATCTCCAGAGTGTCAGGTTGGGCATGAGTGTGCATATGACGATTGTGACCTATAGCAACGACAGCAGTTTCATCATCCCCCATGCGGCCATAGAGAAGGACGGTGACACGCTGTTTGTAGAGCACCGCGACGGGCTTGACGCCCCGGTTGTGCGTCGAGCCGTGACCACAGGCCAGTCCACCGTCCAAGGCGTTGAAGTGTTCGGTGTGACTTCGGGGTTTGTTCGTGTCAGGTAG
- a CDS encoding spinster family MFS transporter, with protein sequence MNTHISGFRRHYTLFVLFLISAVSLIDRQVMGVVIEPIKAEFHVSDTQIGLLTGLAFALVYCLFAIPLGRFADRGHRRNLIGWCCAFWSVMAMLCGFASNFWTLALARIGVAVGESGSGAASMSMIADLYPPHQRSKAISVFMLGAPIGALLGMSLGAYIAYYHGWREAFIWMALPGIAAALLLRFTAAEPLRGLWEKAREARPAVPHESVMQVMRVAWASKTFVRIAIAGALLAFASYAFSIWSTAFLVRSHGLTLKDAGIIMGLAAGPGAIIGSLSSGWLSAHLARRDSRWQLGVPIVGALLALPMSMAFALYPAGHPWALGALQVPQATVFMFGMSVFGMWWMAPSYTAIAQLVVPERRATMIALYNFGIMAIGAGFGPLAVGVLSDHLTPLMGVNALRWSLVICSGGYLLASGLLFSVLRPYGVAAGLTNVLPVLPAGKLRTA encoded by the coding sequence ATGAACACCCACATCTCTGGATTTCGCCGTCATTACACCTTGTTTGTGTTGTTCCTGATTTCGGCGGTCAGCCTGATCGACCGCCAGGTCATGGGCGTTGTGATTGAGCCGATCAAAGCCGAGTTTCACGTTTCCGACACCCAGATCGGCCTGCTGACGGGGCTGGCCTTTGCCCTGGTCTACTGCCTGTTTGCGATACCCCTGGGGCGGTTTGCCGACCGAGGCCACCGCCGTAACCTGATCGGCTGGTGCTGCGCATTCTGGAGCGTGATGGCCATGCTCTGCGGCTTTGCCAGTAACTTCTGGACCCTGGCCCTGGCGCGTATTGGCGTGGCGGTGGGGGAATCGGGCAGCGGTGCGGCGTCGATGTCGATGATCGCCGACCTCTACCCGCCCCATCAGCGCTCCAAGGCCATCAGCGTATTTATGCTCGGAGCCCCTATCGGCGCACTACTGGGCATGAGCCTGGGCGCCTATATCGCGTACTACCACGGCTGGCGCGAAGCCTTTATCTGGATGGCGCTGCCGGGCATCGCTGCCGCGCTGTTACTACGGTTTACGGCTGCCGAACCCTTGCGCGGTCTATGGGAAAAAGCCCGCGAGGCGCGCCCTGCCGTGCCCCATGAAAGCGTGATGCAAGTGATGCGCGTGGCCTGGGCGTCGAAAACCTTTGTGCGCATAGCCATAGCCGGCGCGCTGCTGGCATTTGCCAGTTATGCGTTCAGTATCTGGAGCACGGCGTTCCTGGTGCGCAGCCACGGGCTAACGCTCAAGGATGCGGGCATCATCATGGGCCTGGCGGCTGGCCCCGGGGCCATTATCGGTTCACTGTCCAGCGGCTGGCTGAGTGCCCATCTGGCCCGGCGCGACAGCCGCTGGCAATTGGGCGTGCCGATTGTCGGCGCATTGCTGGCGCTGCCGATGTCGATGGCCTTTGCCCTTTACCCGGCTGGCCACCCCTGGGCGCTGGGCGCGTTGCAGGTGCCGCAGGCAACGGTATTCATGTTCGGCATGTCGGTATTCGGCATGTGGTGGATGGCACCAAGCTACACCGCCATTGCCCAACTGGTAGTACCTGAGCGCCGCGCAACCATGATCGCCCTCTACAACTTCGGGATCATGGCAATCGGTGCGGGTTTCGGGCCGCTGGCCGTGGGCGTGCTGAGCGACCACCTGACCCCGCTAATGGGCGTCAATGCCTTGCGCTGGTCACTGGTGATCTGCTCCGGCGGTTACCTGCTGGCGAGCGGGTTATTGTTCAGTGTGCTGCGCCCTTACGGGGTGGCGGCCGGGCTGACCAATGTGTTGCCAGTGTTACCGGCGGGCAAGCTGCGCACGGCATGA
- a CDS encoding amidase: MSDERYQLSTNDYLALDATAMADAVKTGELTARMLLSAAQARCDAVNPQINAVNMRHDEHADSVLRARHHAGSEQLGALAGVPMLLKDLNTYLTGTVTTNGSRMLADAPPATRNSTIVQRYEAAGMLIFGKTTSPEYGLTTTTESSLWGQTRNPWNLAHSAGGSSGGAAAAVAAGIVPVAHATDGGGSIRIPASYCGLFGLKPTRYRTPQGPDTFEGWFGASCGHVVSRSVRDSALLLDVSHGHEKGSPYWLAPQAGTFSEAVRRSPGSLRIGVVEQAMTGVELDADIRSVLHTTVDLLLGLGHRVDPVTLPVDPQQVYAAHGAVGAAALLAAVRDRETVLGRPLHDDELEHVSRYLVNNAASATAENLYRARRSFELIGSRMEHLFDDYDLLLSPVTSQVTPELEVASLAQDYPHYIQGVVGSIGYSVLANVSGQPSMSVPLGTSREGLPIGMMFSAGWCREDLLFQLAGQLEQASPWADRRAPL; the protein is encoded by the coding sequence ATGAGCGATGAACGTTATCAACTGTCCACCAATGACTACCTGGCGCTGGATGCCACGGCCATGGCCGATGCGGTCAAAACCGGCGAGCTGACCGCCCGCATGCTGCTCAGCGCCGCCCAGGCGCGCTGCGATGCGGTCAACCCGCAGATCAATGCCGTGAACATGCGCCACGACGAACATGCTGACAGCGTACTGCGCGCCCGCCACCATGCTGGCAGCGAACAACTGGGAGCACTGGCCGGCGTGCCGATGCTGCTCAAGGACCTGAACACCTACCTCACCGGTACCGTGACCACCAACGGCTCGCGCATGCTTGCCGACGCACCGCCGGCAACGCGCAACAGCACCATCGTGCAGCGCTACGAGGCCGCCGGAATGCTGATTTTCGGCAAGACCACCAGCCCCGAATACGGCCTGACCACCACCACCGAGTCCTCACTGTGGGGCCAGACGCGCAACCCGTGGAACCTGGCCCACAGCGCTGGCGGCTCATCGGGTGGTGCAGCGGCAGCGGTGGCCGCTGGTATCGTGCCCGTGGCCCATGCCACCGACGGCGGCGGCTCGATCCGCATCCCGGCGTCGTATTGCGGCCTGTTTGGTCTCAAACCCACGCGCTATCGCACCCCGCAAGGCCCGGATACCTTCGAAGGCTGGTTCGGCGCCAGCTGCGGCCATGTAGTGTCACGCAGCGTGCGCGACTCGGCTTTGCTTCTGGACGTCAGCCACGGCCATGAAAAAGGCAGCCCCTACTGGCTCGCGCCACAGGCCGGGACCTTCAGCGAGGCGGTGCGCCGCAGCCCCGGTTCATTGCGCATCGGCGTGGTCGAGCAAGCCATGACCGGCGTGGAACTGGACGCCGATATCCGCAGCGTTTTGCACACAACTGTTGATCTGCTGTTGGGCCTCGGACACCGGGTCGACCCCGTGACCCTGCCCGTCGACCCGCAGCAGGTCTACGCCGCTCACGGGGCCGTGGGCGCGGCCGCGTTGCTGGCCGCCGTGCGTGATCGCGAAACCGTCCTGGGCCGTCCGTTGCATGACGACGAACTGGAGCACGTCAGCCGTTATCTGGTGAACAACGCCGCATCCGCGACCGCCGAAAACCTGTACCGTGCCCGACGCAGTTTCGAGTTGATCGGCAGCCGCATGGAACACCTGTTCGACGACTATGACCTGCTGCTCAGCCCGGTCACCTCGCAGGTCACCCCCGAGCTGGAAGTGGCCAGCCTGGCTCAGGATTACCCGCACTACATCCAGGGCGTCGTCGGCAGCATCGGCTACAGCGTGCTGGCCAATGTCAGCGGCCAACCGTCCATGTCGGTGCCGCTGGGCACCAGCCGCGAAGGCCTGCCCATCGGCATGATGTTCAGCGCCGGCTGGTGCCGTGAGGACCTGTTGTTCCAATTGGCCGGGCAACTCGAGCAGGCCAGCCCCTGGGCTGATCGACGCGCACCGCTGTAA
- a CDS encoding carbohydrate porin: MFYAKYPLAVSLAAFAFTQHALAADTPAAPECAQYEKLLTRAELAFKNVPICARIKPDLWGLRKELAEHGIGFTATSYNGYTYDVLGNNARKQVYNGQNPSYNTSLNLYLTYDLTRIGFANDAQLTLAGNWVDSTYTPANPRVKTVSVFAINQSFFNHQLELEYGFIPGVRLFYGMALGGSASTAALGPSSVVPFQVGMSATEPTPTVNVIVRDPSLRFYNSTALTRSVSPEGIQKDVDLNPSGLRLKVPDARAMLINEFGYKQAPSANSNAMWLRAGAMYNTSHYTEFTTGEKSDNNYGMYLAETVQVTKPYGDARGWYLDSKLDYSPDSVNAINKAFQVSAFNVGPFASRPADMAAVGLTKSYYSKDLRDVTRSYGLEAAPYTLAVTASYAARLIPGVYLISGLTYTKNPVFTPIHSDALLLQESLNFLF; encoded by the coding sequence ATGTTTTACGCAAAGTATCCGTTAGCCGTCAGCCTTGCCGCCTTCGCTTTCACCCAGCATGCGCTGGCAGCCGACACGCCCGCTGCCCCCGAATGTGCCCAGTATGAAAAGCTGCTGACCCGCGCCGAACTGGCCTTCAAGAACGTGCCTATTTGCGCGCGGATCAAGCCCGACCTGTGGGGGCTGCGCAAGGAGCTGGCCGAGCATGGCATCGGTTTTACCGCCACCTCCTATAACGGCTACACCTATGACGTGCTGGGCAACAACGCCAGAAAGCAGGTGTATAACGGCCAGAACCCCAGCTATAACACCTCGCTCAACCTGTACCTGACCTACGACCTGACCCGCATCGGTTTTGCCAATGACGCGCAACTGACACTGGCCGGCAACTGGGTGGACTCGACCTACACCCCCGCCAACCCGCGGGTCAAAACCGTGTCGGTATTCGCCATCAACCAGTCCTTTTTCAATCACCAGCTGGAACTGGAATACGGCTTTATCCCCGGCGTGCGTCTGTTCTACGGCATGGCACTGGGCGGCAGCGCCTCGACCGCCGCCCTGGGCCCAAGCAGCGTGGTGCCGTTCCAGGTCGGCATGTCGGCCACCGAACCGACGCCCACCGTCAACGTGATCGTGCGTGACCCGTCGCTGCGCTTCTACAACAGCACCGCCCTGACCCGCAGCGTCAGCCCCGAAGGCATCCAGAAGGACGTCGACCTCAACCCCAGCGGCCTGCGCCTCAAGGTGCCCGATGCCCGCGCCATGCTGATCAACGAGTTCGGCTACAAGCAGGCGCCGTCGGCCAACTCCAACGCCATGTGGCTGCGCGCCGGCGCCATGTACAACACCAGCCACTACACCGAATTCACCACCGGCGAGAAATCGGACAACAACTACGGCATGTACCTGGCCGAAACCGTGCAGGTAACCAAGCCCTATGGCGATGCCCGCGGCTGGTACCTGGACAGCAAACTCGATTACTCGCCGGACTCGGTCAACGCCATCAACAAGGCCTTCCAGGTCAGTGCCTTCAATGTCGGCCCCTTTGCCAGCCGCCCGGCCGACATGGCCGCCGTGGGCCTGACCAAGAGTTATTACAGCAAGGATCTGCGTGACGTCACCAGGAGCTACGGCCTGGAAGCAGCGCCCTACACCCTGGCGGTCACCGCTTCATATGCCGCCCGCCTGATCCCCGGCGTGTATTTGATCAGCGGGCTGACCTACACCAAAAACCCGGTGTTCACGCCCATCCATTCCGACGCCCTGCTGCTGCAGGAATCGCTGAACTTCCTGTTTTAA
- a CDS encoding PLP-dependent aminotransferase family protein produces the protein MRSSQHDLMWRQLLPKVRKHDEPLQVQLCTAFVTAMLDGRLPGGTRLPSSRDLAMLTGVSRNTAVLVYERLVAEGYVDSRPRDGFFVGAAITPTQGTQPLPEHPAQPPDWASRMHLPRNPVVFMDRPPTWREVRYPFIYGQFDPRQFPLTQWRQCSRQALELKAVDRWWQEGENVGASQLIDQLIRRVLPRRGIAATHDQVLLTLGRQQSFYLLARLFARPGSVVGVEEPGFRDPRNAFAHDGAQIVSLPVDEHGLQISPALAACDYLYCTPGYQCPTGVTMSLARRQALLDHAQVHDQVIFEDDDDPETEYDGRALPALKATDPGDRVIYLSSLSKLLSPGLGIGFIVAPAPVIEQLRQLQRLMIRQIPGNNQITAALFIQQGHYDRLLQQAREKLQLRAAAMATALREVLPDADFVMPSGGATLWLQLAGQHDLLSLYYAGLAKGVLFDPSSAFCAEPDTLPRPCLRLGFGSIAQELIAPGIRELGLVINAHAKRPAVVRG, from the coding sequence ATGCGCTCCAGCCAGCACGATTTGATGTGGCGCCAGCTGCTGCCCAAAGTGCGCAAGCACGATGAGCCGTTGCAAGTGCAGTTGTGCACCGCGTTTGTCACGGCCATGCTCGACGGGCGTTTGCCCGGCGGTACGCGGCTGCCGTCGAGCCGTGATCTGGCAATGCTGACCGGGGTTTCGCGCAACACCGCGGTACTGGTCTACGAACGGTTGGTGGCCGAAGGGTATGTGGATTCGCGGCCCCGTGACGGCTTTTTTGTTGGCGCCGCCATCACTCCCACCCAGGGCACCCAGCCGCTGCCCGAGCACCCCGCGCAGCCACCTGACTGGGCATCGCGCATGCACCTGCCGCGTAACCCGGTGGTATTTATGGACCGCCCGCCCACCTGGCGCGAAGTGCGCTATCCGTTTATTTACGGGCAGTTCGACCCACGGCAGTTCCCCCTCACGCAATGGCGCCAGTGCAGCCGCCAGGCACTGGAATTGAAAGCCGTGGATCGCTGGTGGCAGGAAGGCGAAAACGTGGGTGCCAGCCAGTTGATCGACCAACTGATTCGCCGTGTGTTGCCGCGCCGCGGAATTGCTGCCACCCACGATCAAGTGCTGCTGACCCTGGGCCGCCAGCAAAGTTTTTACTTGTTGGCGCGCCTGTTTGCCCGCCCCGGTAGCGTGGTTGGCGTTGAAGAACCGGGCTTTCGCGACCCGCGCAATGCCTTTGCCCACGACGGCGCGCAAATAGTCTCGTTGCCTGTCGACGAACACGGGTTACAGATATCACCGGCACTGGCGGCTTGCGACTACCTGTATTGCACTCCCGGTTATCAGTGCCCCACCGGAGTGACCATGAGCCTGGCGCGGCGCCAGGCATTGCTTGACCATGCGCAGGTGCACGATCAAGTGATTTTCGAGGACGATGACGACCCCGAAACCGAATACGACGGCCGCGCCCTGCCAGCGCTCAAGGCCACCGATCCGGGGGATAGGGTGATCTACCTCAGCAGTTTGTCCAAGTTGCTGTCGCCGGGGCTGGGCATCGGCTTCATCGTCGCCCCGGCGCCAGTGATTGAGCAACTGCGCCAGCTGCAACGGCTGATGATTCGCCAGATCCCGGGCAACAACCAGATCACCGCCGCGCTGTTTATCCAGCAGGGCCACTACGACCGGCTGCTGCAACAGGCCCGGGAAAAACTGCAACTGCGTGCAGCAGCAATGGCCACGGCCTTGCGTGAAGTACTGCCGGATGCCGATTTCGTCATGCCCAGCGGCGGTGCCACGCTGTGGCTACAACTGGCGGGCCAACACGACCTGCTGAGCTTGTATTACGCGGGGCTGGCCAAGGGCGTGCTGTTTGACCCCAGCAGTGCGTTTTGTGCCGAACCCGACACCCTGCCCCGGCCTTGCCTGCGCCTGGGGTTTGGCTCCATCGCCCAGGAACTGATCGCCCCCGGCATTCGCGAGCTGGGGCTGGTAATCAACGCCCACGCAAAACGACCTGCGGTTGTGCGCGGCTAA
- a CDS encoding efflux transporter outer membrane subunit, which translates to MIACKPLSLLCPLLLVGCTLGPDYNAAPDSQLQGKAFARQVAGTQAQTPQVADWWRDLNDPALDQLIDSALGNSPDLQAAAARLRQARAGLAEKRSNLLPKSSATAAALYTGSGDSQTDATHLYLSGFDASWELDIFGASRRAVEAANAEADAVQADMADAHVQLAAEVGQAYIGLRDQQQRLRIARQSEQLERQLLDFTEQRLAQGTASELDRERIATQVETTRAASIALELEVIESLDELALLSGLEPGALDTRLSRETPLPTLPATVNIGDPAQLLQQRPDIRAAERRLASSTAQIGEHKAAAFPKVSLFGSLSFSASAPGHLLRKDNFSALGVPYLQWNWLDFGRVQAQVKQAEAGRDEALAKYRSSVLNALRDADVALARYGNERQRRATLGRVETSAVRASALTEQRYRAGTSSVLDWLDAERTRYHAEQDRVHSDGQLIKDYIALQKSLGLGWRSPT; encoded by the coding sequence ATGATCGCTTGCAAACCCTTGAGCCTGTTGTGCCCGTTGCTGCTGGTGGGCTGCACCCTGGGGCCGGACTACAACGCGGCGCCCGACAGCCAACTGCAAGGCAAGGCGTTTGCCCGTCAGGTAGCCGGCACACAGGCGCAAACCCCGCAGGTTGCCGACTGGTGGCGCGACCTGAATGACCCGGCCCTAGACCAATTGATCGACAGCGCGCTGGGTAACAGCCCCGACCTGCAAGCAGCGGCCGCACGCCTGCGCCAGGCCCGAGCCGGGCTGGCAGAAAAACGCAGCAACCTGCTGCCCAAAAGCTCGGCCACTGCGGCAGCGCTGTACACCGGTTCGGGAGACAGCCAGACCGATGCCACCCACCTGTACCTGAGCGGCTTTGACGCCAGTTGGGAGCTGGATATTTTCGGCGCCAGCCGCCGGGCGGTCGAGGCTGCCAATGCCGAAGCCGACGCGGTGCAGGCCGACATGGCCGATGCCCATGTGCAACTGGCCGCCGAAGTGGGCCAGGCCTATATCGGTCTGCGCGACCAGCAACAACGACTGCGCATCGCCCGCCAGTCCGAGCAGCTTGAACGCCAGTTGCTGGACTTTACCGAGCAACGACTGGCCCAGGGTACCGCCTCGGAACTGGACCGCGAACGCATCGCCACCCAGGTCGAAACAACCCGCGCCGCATCCATCGCCCTGGAGCTTGAGGTGATCGAATCCCTCGACGAATTGGCCCTGCTCAGTGGCCTCGAACCCGGCGCCCTCGACACCCGGTTAAGCCGCGAAACGCCGCTGCCGACACTGCCCGCAACCGTCAATATCGGCGACCCGGCGCAGTTGCTGCAACAGCGCCCCGATATTCGCGCCGCAGAACGCCGGCTGGCCTCCAGCACGGCGCAAATTGGCGAACACAAGGCAGCCGCCTTCCCCAAGGTCAGCCTGTTCGGCTCTTTGAGTTTCAGCGCCAGCGCACCGGGCCACCTGTTGCGCAAGGACAATTTCAGCGCTCTGGGGGTGCCGTACCTGCAATGGAACTGGCTGGATTTTGGCCGCGTGCAGGCCCAGGTCAAACAGGCTGAAGCCGGCCGCGACGAAGCCCTGGCCAAATACCGCAGCAGCGTGCTCAACGCCCTGCGCGATGCCGATGTGGCGCTGGCCCGTTACGGCAATGAGCGCCAGCGCCGGGCCACCCTGGGCCGGGTCGAAACCAGCGCCGTACGCGCATCGGCCCTGACCGAACAACGCTACCGCGCCGGTACCAGTAGCGTGCTCGACTGGCTGGATGCCGAACGCACCCGCTACCACGCCGAACAGGACCGGGTTCACAGTGACGGTCAGTTGATCAAGGACTACATAGCCCTGCAAAAGAGTCTTGGGTTAGGGTGGCGCTCCCCGACCTGA